From the genome of Candidatus Goldiibacteriota bacterium, one region includes:
- a CDS encoding PorV/PorQ family protein, producing the protein MRQINKCAALFLMFFICTAPVFSSGTTAGDFLLVDISAREAGLGGIYAPSFARPSASNANPAVLQGIQEKSAVFSHFTSVFGTNYEQFIYAQPIGIKDSISVSLMYDTNPELYRTNEEGYEVERIENYDITGACSYAREMMKDLNAGINVKFAFSKIHRSGNFGAVLNAGVLHKNFEQKYLIGASLENIGINSSYTKEKAMFPMLFRGGYGIYVYRNEGDVIQILAEERIFLVENEGAETSLGLEVTYRDFFTGRIGYVFGRQEGRVAIGAGVVYGQASIDYAYQPYFVADNAHRFTITFKF; encoded by the coding sequence ATGAGACAAATAAATAAATGCGCCGCGCTTTTTTTAATGTTTTTTATCTGCACGGCGCCTGTTTTTTCTTCAGGCACAACCGCAGGCGATTTTCTGCTTGTTGATATAAGCGCAAGGGAAGCCGGCCTGGGAGGCATATATGCCCCAAGTTTTGCAAGGCCTTCGGCTTCTAACGCCAATCCCGCGGTACTTCAGGGCATACAGGAAAAATCCGCGGTGTTTTCCCATTTTACCTCTGTTTTTGGGACGAATTACGAGCAGTTTATATACGCTCAGCCGATTGGAATAAAAGACAGCATTTCTGTTTCTCTTATGTATGACACCAATCCGGAACTTTACCGAACCAATGAAGAAGGCTATGAAGTTGAAAGGATAGAAAATTATGACATCACCGGCGCGTGTTCATACGCGAGGGAAATGATGAAAGATTTAAACGCGGGTATTAACGTGAAATTTGCATTTTCAAAGATACACAGAAGCGGTAATTTTGGAGCGGTTTTAAACGCGGGAGTGCTGCATAAAAATTTTGAACAAAAGTACCTGATTGGCGCTTCTCTTGAAAATATCGGGATTAATTCTTCGTATACCAAAGAGAAAGCCATGTTTCCGATGCTTTTCAGGGGCGGATACGGCATATACGTTTATAGAAACGAAGGCGATGTGATACAAATACTTGCTGAAGAAAGGATTTTTCTGGTGGAAAATGAAGGCGCTGAAACTTCGCTTGGGCTGGAAGTCACTTATCGGGATTTTTTTACCGGCAGGATAGGCTATGTATTTGGAAGGCAGGAAGGAAGAGTGGCGATAGGCGCGGGCGTGGTTTACGGGCAGGCATCAATTGATTACGCGTATCAGCCTTACTTTGTGGCGGACAACGCGCACAGGTTTACCATAACGTTTAAGTTTTAA
- a CDS encoding CIA30 family protein: MHKNGKTIYLSLFILLLFAAYSFAGNYPFPQEANYPYGIRATNSSSSTIQGKYDTWKATYVQNSSVCSGCLKVVSPEPVPGYGGGYTVSEGIAYGMLASVYMDDQATFDGIAKFKINRGEAATGKPGSLLPWIIDGSGNIIDQGSATDADIDIAFAFLMADKQWGGSGSIGRTYISQAQTEIANIKSYDVALDNHLKPGDQWDDHTFPSYFITAFIREFQTVDGDTKWTTIANKCFTMINSAANSTTGLIGEIITTTGSSIDYDKNGVDGRKYDYNSCRVPFRTAMDYAWYGTAAADTYTTKLANFFAGKGPTGVVDGYYYQNGTSYGYNNNAAFVGPAGCAFMVTTDQTNLNNFYSRTSSFSATESYYNGALQVLTMLFMSGNMPNYRIMSPEPPKTPTPVPDGQVIDYFDDYLPDYNTANDWGGYWYTWADAKGLGATVSPAEGEHLTMTAGGADAESDFYLRITGSKAAAVDPNYPSVGIGTELKEEIKTQPAGQDIVDLTDFWITNTTAGDGGGIRFWCKGDGVTPWKIMLGPKGSGTTVYIDWASHEYEFIPPTTWTQISIPFGQFTQPAWTSNLYDLETEILPVMQEIKWQVGTNSAVAAIDFSLDKVELFPYLWEPTPVPTATFTFTPTITATFGASELLDDCEDADGVNNWGGDWFTYDDSPNAGTSVVVPEPGGIWAMDNAGAASTAYSARMTGTVTDVYANGFVGMGTNLMSTGGARNCTPFIGIRFWAKGDGLPYTIKLVPIDSIDTGSNDWKFNFTPPSDGSWKQYQIAFTEFTQEQYWGTVVPLTTIKTNLMAIHFQTVGQPWSSIDLAVDQLEMFPSQNYTPTRTNTSTASSTFTHTQTYTSSNTPTDTVTNTFTNTPTETNTSTDTATNTSTHTHTDTATETYTQTATNTGTDTHTFTYTATDTATNTPTETATSTDTATNTYTATNTDTATDTATQTFTNTPTETNTSTNTHTATNTATETNTPIAGGSDLVILSASITSETVPECIIGTGIYPLGVRINYANQGDQDAGAFTIDIDGNEIPVSGITASSSGSVWIQYVPSASVSIMIDSDDVIAELDETNNTFTGILPVPTEVPTCTSTSTDTFTNTPTETNTDTATQTDTATDTPTATFTDTETQENTPTETDTTQATHTYTYTASNTSTNTNTYTYTNTATQTHTAENTSTPTPTVDGGGCLMENGEDGDNANLFGGYWYTYQDGTGATIVPVPATAGGTDFTMTAGGYNGSLMAASFNGTVGPVDGANNDYPSIGMGSQLNPMAGAPPEGSGEVTDISGCTGVKFYAKGDGKAYHIKVPYSAADGTSLTGYNDYRYDFTADAAWTLVDVPFTLLAQATGWGTAYPIAEVLANAKEIQFQTSFNATALEGTTTAELWIDDIIIYGCTTCPTPPVINTPTYTSTPTETHTNTNTFTQTYTFTETNTPDPLSTDTHTHTVTNTPTQTFTNTYTNTFTNTSTNTATNTYTQTQTPTPTLGVSAVTLMPSTGTIVMPAVATIAVSFNLTGQNATSTRIELIDASSLSVYTFVTDNTLRTPGSHTINVPTSGLTGMPDGNYTIKVTVMNTILGQMKEASSTVRVFDMASAATFTATNTNTFTATNTHTYTNTPTHTSTFTYTPTPTATSKVLEVTELLPYPNPFDPAVQPILRIKVKVTQKDVESLSVRIYSSAQRLIDEKVFEGAALTQILSGDCVYYQSETLKNLSNGTYYYVIMVTRDGKEVRSKVDKIIILKSKSK; the protein is encoded by the coding sequence ATGCACAAAAACGGTAAAACGATTTACCTATCTTTATTTATTCTGCTGTTATTTGCGGCTTATTCATTTGCGGGTAACTATCCTTTTCCTCAGGAAGCAAATTATCCATACGGCATAAGGGCCACCAATTCCAGTTCGTCCACTATCCAGGGCAAATATGACACATGGAAAGCCACGTATGTGCAGAACTCTTCTGTCTGCAGCGGGTGTTTGAAAGTTGTCAGTCCGGAACCTGTTCCCGGTTATGGCGGCGGATATACGGTATCTGAAGGTATAGCATATGGAATGCTTGCATCTGTATATATGGATGACCAGGCAACATTTGACGGTATTGCAAAGTTTAAGATAAACAGGGGTGAAGCGGCAACGGGAAAGCCGGGTTCGCTTCTTCCGTGGATTATAGACGGCAGCGGAAATATTATTGATCAGGGTTCAGCCACAGACGCTGACATTGATATAGCATTCGCGTTTTTAATGGCGGACAAACAGTGGGGAGGAAGCGGAAGCATAGGCAGGACATATATTTCGCAGGCACAGACTGAAATTGCAAACATAAAAAGTTATGATGTGGCGCTTGATAACCATTTAAAACCTGGTGACCAGTGGGATGACCATACTTTCCCTTCGTATTTTATTACCGCTTTTATCAGGGAATTCCAGACTGTTGACGGCGATACCAAGTGGACAACCATTGCAAATAAATGTTTTACAATGATAAATTCAGCGGCAAATTCCACAACCGGACTTATAGGCGAAATTATAACTACAACAGGATCTTCGATTGATTATGATAAAAACGGAGTTGACGGAAGAAAGTATGATTATAACTCCTGCCGTGTGCCGTTTAGAACGGCTATGGATTACGCGTGGTATGGGACAGCTGCGGCTGATACATATACAACCAAACTGGCCAATTTCTTTGCGGGCAAAGGGCCTACCGGCGTTGTTGACGGATACTACTATCAGAACGGCACGTCTTACGGTTATAATAATAACGCCGCTTTTGTAGGGCCTGCGGGCTGCGCTTTTATGGTGACAACAGACCAGACAAATCTTAATAATTTTTACAGCAGGACTTCAAGTTTCAGCGCGACAGAGTCTTATTATAACGGCGCGCTTCAGGTTCTTACAATGTTGTTTATGTCGGGCAATATGCCTAACTATAGAATAATGAGCCCGGAACCTCCTAAAACACCGACTCCTGTGCCTGACGGACAGGTTATTGATTATTTTGATGATTATCTGCCCGATTATAATACCGCCAATGACTGGGGCGGTTACTGGTATACATGGGCGGATGCCAAAGGGCTGGGAGCTACTGTATCGCCGGCAGAAGGCGAGCATTTAACAATGACAGCCGGCGGCGCAGACGCGGAAAGCGATTTCTATCTGCGTATTACCGGTTCTAAAGCTGCTGCTGTAGATCCTAACTATCCTTCGGTAGGAATAGGCACGGAGCTAAAAGAAGAAATTAAGACTCAGCCCGCGGGCCAGGATATCGTTGATTTAACTGATTTCTGGATAACAAATACAACTGCGGGTGATGGCGGCGGTATAAGGTTCTGGTGTAAAGGCGACGGAGTAACCCCGTGGAAAATTATGCTTGGGCCTAAAGGGTCGGGTACCACTGTTTATATTGACTGGGCTTCACATGAATATGAATTTATTCCGCCCACCACATGGACACAGATTTCAATACCTTTTGGACAGTTTACTCAGCCTGCATGGACATCAAATTTATATGACCTTGAAACAGAAATTCTTCCCGTGATGCAGGAAATAAAATGGCAGGTAGGCACTAATAGCGCCGTGGCGGCAATTGATTTCTCGCTTGATAAAGTGGAATTATTCCCTTATCTATGGGAACCCACTCCTGTACCTACGGCCACTTTTACTTTTACACCCACAATTACAGCCACCTTTGGGGCGTCAGAACTTCTTGATGACTGTGAAGACGCTGACGGTGTAAATAACTGGGGCGGCGACTGGTTTACTTATGACGATTCGCCAAACGCGGGTACAAGCGTTGTGGTTCCGGAACCCGGCGGAATCTGGGCAATGGATAACGCCGGCGCCGCGTCAACTGCTTACAGCGCGCGTATGACCGGAACGGTAACAGATGTTTATGCCAATGGTTTTGTGGGTATGGGGACAAACCTTATGTCAACAGGCGGCGCGCGTAACTGTACGCCGTTTATCGGAATAAGGTTCTGGGCAAAAGGCGACGGGCTTCCGTACACCATAAAGCTTGTTCCGATTGATTCAATAGATACAGGCAGCAATGACTGGAAGTTTAATTTCACGCCGCCTTCAGACGGTTCGTGGAAACAGTATCAGATAGCGTTTACTGAATTTACGCAGGAACAATACTGGGGTACGGTTGTGCCGCTTACGACAATAAAAACAAACCTTATGGCAATACATTTCCAGACGGTTGGGCAGCCGTGGTCAAGTATAGATTTAGCCGTTGACCAGCTGGAAATGTTCCCAAGCCAGAATTACACGCCTACGCGCACAAATACGTCGACAGCTTCAAGTACATTTACACACACACAGACATACACGTCAAGCAATACGCCGACTGATACGGTTACAAATACATTTACAAATACACCAACTGAGACAAATACTTCAACTGATACCGCAACCAATACCTCGACGCATACCCATACGGATACAGCAACAGAAACTTACACGCAGACAGCCACAAATACCGGTACAGATACGCATACTTTTACTTACACGGCCACCGATACGGCGACAAATACGCCTACAGAAACCGCGACAAGCACGGACACTGCAACAAACACATACACGGCGACGAATACAGACACAGCCACTGATACAGCAACACAGACATTTACAAATACACCTACGGAAACAAATACATCAACAAACACTCATACCGCGACAAACACCGCTACAGAGACAAATACGCCTATCGCAGGAGGCTCGGACCTTGTAATATTATCCGCTTCAATCACAAGCGAGACTGTACCGGAATGTATTATAGGGACAGGAATATACCCGCTTGGTGTACGTATTAATTACGCAAACCAGGGAGACCAGGACGCGGGCGCGTTTACAATTGATATTGATGGAAATGAAATACCTGTTTCGGGAATTACGGCAAGTTCAAGCGGTTCAGTCTGGATACAGTATGTTCCATCTGCGTCCGTGTCTATTATGATAGATTCAGATGATGTTATCGCGGAACTTGATGAAACAAACAATACGTTTACAGGCATTCTGCCTGTACCCACGGAAGTTCCTACGTGTACAAGTACATCTACGGATACATTTACAAATACTCCGACAGAAACAAATACCGATACCGCAACACAAACAGATACTGCAACTGATACTCCCACAGCGACATTTACAGACACTGAAACACAGGAAAATACGCCTACAGAAACTGATACCACGCAGGCAACGCATACATATACTTATACCGCTTCAAATACAAGTACAAATACAAACACTTACACATACACAAATACAGCCACACAAACGCATACGGCCGAAAACACGTCAACACCTACGCCAACAGTTGACGGCGGCGGATGTTTAATGGAAAACGGCGAAGACGGGGATAACGCAAACCTGTTTGGCGGATACTGGTACACATACCAGGACGGTACCGGCGCAACAATAGTACCTGTACCTGCCACGGCAGGAGGCACGGACTTTACAATGACAGCGGGCGGATACAACGGTTCGCTAATGGCGGCAAGTTTTAACGGGACAGTAGGCCCGGTTGACGGGGCTAACAATGATTATCCTTCAATAGGAATGGGTTCGCAGTTAAATCCTATGGCGGGAGCGCCTCCTGAAGGTTCTGGTGAAGTAACAGATATTTCAGGATGCACAGGTGTTAAATTTTACGCTAAAGGCGACGGAAAGGCGTACCATATTAAGGTTCCTTACTCTGCCGCTGATGGAACAAGCCTGACAGGATACAATGATTACCGCTATGACTTTACCGCGGACGCAGCCTGGACGCTTGTGGATGTTCCGTTTACATTATTGGCTCAGGCAACAGGATGGGGGACGGCTTATCCCATAGCTGAAGTGCTTGCAAACGCGAAAGAAATACAGTTCCAGACAAGTTTTAACGCCACAGCGCTTGAAGGAACGACAACCGCGGAACTGTGGATAGATGATATAATAATCTATGGCTGCACAACATGCCCGACACCGCCGGTTATTAATACGCCTACATACACAAGTACTCCCACAGAGACACACACTAATACCAACACGTTCACGCAGACATATACATTCACGGAGACTAATACTCCGGATCCGTTGTCTACTGACACTCATACACATACAGTTACAAATACGCCCACGCAGACTTTTACAAATACATATACAAACACCTTTACAAACACTTCAACAAATACTGCTACAAACACATACACGCAGACACAGACTCCTACACCCACGCTTGGCGTAAGCGCGGTTACTTTAATGCCTTCAACGGGTACTATTGTAATGCCTGCTGTTGCCACGATAGCGGTAAGCTTTAATCTGACAGGGCAGAATGCGACATCAACAAGGATAGAACTTATTGACGCTTCGTCCCTTTCTGTTTACACTTTTGTAACAGACAATACCTTAAGGACGCCGGGAAGCCATACCATTAACGTTCCAACTTCCGGTTTAACGGGTATGCCGGACGGTAATTACACAATAAAGGTAACCGTAATGAATACAATACTGGGGCAGATGAAAGAAGCTTCCAGCACTGTAAGGGTGTTTGATATGGCGTCAGCCGCGACTTTCACGGCAACCAATACAAATACTTTTACGGCAACCAATACGCATACGTATACAAATACACCGACGCATACATCAACATTCACATACACACCGACGCCTACTGCCACAAGCAAGGTGCTTGAAGTAACCGAACTTCTTCCATATCCTAACCCTTTTGACCCGGCTGTACAGCCTATATTAAGAATAAAGGTAAAAGTAACCCAGAAGGATGTTGAAAGCTTAAGTGTAAGGATATACTCTTCGGCCCAGAGGTTAATTGACGAAAAAGTATTTGAAGGCGCGGCGCTTACACAGATATTAAGCGGCGACTGCGTATATTACCAGTCAGAAACGTTAAAAAATCTGTCCAATGGAACGTATTATTACGTGATAATGGTAACCAGGGACGGCAAAGAAGTAAGGTCAAAAGTGGATAAGATAATAATACTTAAGTCCAAATCAAAGTAA
- a CDS encoding LacI family DNA-binding transcriptional regulator, whose product MRVTIKDIAKKVGVTPATVSMVINNSPKISQKTKDLVMQSIKEMNYHPNYIGRSLVKGKTNNIAVVASFFASLFALESVRGIENNLRKTAYNLILYSTRGVEENERDVLRRVFYERRADGFIIISLKPDDELVAEFEKEGLPVVFIEEIVKGAPTVKFNNIKGAFMATEYLIKKKRKKIAIIKGSKVLNAEERFKGYKDALEYYGIPFDEKKVIDVVDYTFEEGETLLKNLMKKSGGVDAVFCSAGDITAIGVMDAAKKAGIKIPQDLSIIGYDDVYLSNLTSPGLTTVRQPIAQMGMQAFDLLTDMIEGSAPMESKIISFEPELIIRDSV is encoded by the coding sequence ATGAGGGTAACGATAAAAGATATAGCAAAGAAAGTCGGAGTAACGCCGGCAACGGTATCCATGGTAATTAATAACAGCCCCAAGATAAGCCAGAAAACAAAAGACCTTGTAATGCAGTCTATTAAAGAGATGAATTACCACCCCAATTATATAGGAAGAAGCCTTGTAAAAGGAAAGACAAACAATATTGCGGTTGTGGCTTCTTTCTTTGCGTCGCTTTTCGCGCTGGAATCCGTAAGGGGAATTGAGAATAATTTAAGAAAAACGGCGTACAATCTTATTTTATATTCAACAAGGGGTGTGGAAGAAAACGAAAGGGATGTTTTAAGGCGGGTTTTTTATGAAAGAAGGGCTGACGGATTCATAATCATCAGTTTAAAGCCTGATGACGAACTTGTGGCGGAATTTGAAAAAGAGGGGCTGCCTGTTGTGTTTATTGAAGAAATAGTAAAAGGCGCGCCGACGGTAAAATTTAATAATATCAAGGGCGCGTTTATGGCAACGGAATACCTGATAAAGAAAAAAAGAAAAAAGATAGCTATTATAAAAGGATCCAAGGTATTAAATGCCGAAGAAAGGTTTAAGGGATACAAGGACGCGCTTGAATATTACGGGATTCCTTTTGATGAAAAAAAAGTTATAGATGTTGTTGATTACACTTTTGAAGAAGGCGAAACCCTGCTGAAAAACCTTATGAAAAAAAGCGGCGGAGTGGACGCGGTTTTCTGCAGCGCGGGGGACATAACGGCAATCGGTGTGATGGACGCGGCTAAAAAAGCCGGTATAAAAATACCGCAGGACCTTTCAATAATTGGGTATGATGATGTATATCTTTCAAACCTTACCAGCCCGGGATTAACCACGGTAAGGCAGCCCATAGCGCAGATGGGGATGCAGGCGTTTGACCTGCTGACCGATATGATAGAAGGCAGCGCGCCTATGGAAAGTAAAATAATAAGTTTTGAACCGGAATTAATTATCAGAGATTCTGTCTGA
- a CDS encoding CIA30 family protein — MHIKRLLTAVMMVLFVSAGMAYAAPVYTNYPYGSQLTNGTAYATDLNTKWTNFKGKFVVANATRGGSRVMAPEYPHNGRTVSEGQAYGMIFAVYMDDKTTFDLLLKYKLSICALDGNSQLMPWSTSTDGNTITDGGSATDADTDMAWALMKAAERWGGSPSGITSALTYAQYAQGMLNAIANNCIAGDGSLKPGDSWDDFEYPSYYSEAYFREYSTVYASSKWATLVTQCNTHVLANQVSSTGLTSETANQDGTRRDQTYLYNACRTGMRYAIDYVWNGDSTAGTVISRQAAAFQGIAASSIGDGYNVSSTSPTSNNNNATFIGPIGCTFMYGTSYQTQLDAYYARTSSQVGNHINGSEYYNAAVGFYSMLVMSGYYPKNFSSGSTATPTNTVPAGSTATNTPIVVGDCAFEDGEDNDPENFFGGFWYTYEDGTGAVVSPTAGGDYFMGSGGYSSSLYAPRFTGTVGPVTAANNDYPSIGMGSQLNANAGAPPDGTGQVTDLSSCDGIRFYAKGDGKSYHVKVPYTASDGTSMTGYNDYRYDFTASATWTLVDVAFSLFAQATGWGTAYPIATVLANAKEFQWQTSFNATAAEGTTTASLWIDNIVVYGCNSCPTPAATSTVTPGGPTFTFTSTYTNTYTATNTNTVPAGSTATFTPTATSDLPPGECLMENGEDGDNTNLFGGYWYTYQDGTGATIVPIPATEGGGDFTMTAGGYDGSLMAANFTGTVGPVTAANNDYPSIGMGSQLNPMAGAPPEGTGEVTDLSACTGVKFYAKGDGKAYHVKIPYSATDGTSMTGYNDYRYDFTAAAGWTLVDVPFILFAQATGWGTAYPIAEVLANAKELQFQTSFNATALEGTTTADLWIDDLIIYGCTTCPAPPPSPTPLNTATYTNTIPAGSTSTFTNTATHTRTETDTPPVGSTATFTPTTPPAGVCVME, encoded by the coding sequence ATGCACATTAAAAGGTTACTTACGGCTGTAATGATGGTGTTGTTTGTATCAGCGGGTATGGCATATGCCGCGCCTGTTTATACAAATTATCCTTACGGCAGTCAGCTTACAAACGGTACTGCCTACGCCACAGACCTTAATACAAAATGGACAAATTTTAAGGGTAAATTTGTCGTGGCAAACGCGACAAGGGGCGGTTCCAGGGTTATGGCTCCTGAATACCCTCATAACGGCAGAACGGTATCTGAAGGCCAGGCATACGGTATGATTTTTGCCGTTTATATGGATGATAAGACAACCTTTGATTTGCTTTTAAAATATAAACTTTCTATTTGCGCGCTTGACGGAAACAGCCAGCTTATGCCGTGGTCAACTTCAACTGACGGAAATACCATAACTGACGGCGGTTCCGCTACTGACGCTGATACAGATATGGCGTGGGCGCTTATGAAAGCAGCCGAACGCTGGGGCGGAAGCCCTTCCGGAATTACCAGTGCGCTTACTTACGCGCAGTACGCGCAGGGTATGCTAAACGCCATTGCAAATAATTGTATTGCCGGCGATGGAAGTTTGAAACCCGGCGACAGCTGGGATGATTTTGAATACCCTTCGTATTATTCAGAAGCTTATTTCAGAGAATATAGTACTGTTTACGCAAGTTCCAAATGGGCCACGCTTGTAACTCAATGCAACACCCACGTCCTTGCGAATCAGGTTTCTTCAACAGGTTTAACATCAGAAACCGCAAACCAGGACGGTACAAGAAGGGATCAGACATACCTTTATAACGCGTGCCGTACAGGAATGAGATATGCGATAGATTATGTATGGAACGGAGATTCAACCGCGGGTACTGTTATCAGCAGGCAGGCGGCAGCGTTCCAGGGAATTGCGGCGTCGTCAATAGGCGACGGTTATAATGTAAGCAGCACCAGCCCCACCAGCAACAATAATAACGCGACATTTATAGGGCCCATTGGTTGTACCTTTATGTACGGAACTTCATATCAGACTCAGCTTGACGCTTATTACGCAAGGACATCTTCCCAGGTCGGCAATCACATTAACGGAAGCGAATATTACAATGCGGCTGTAGGTTTTTATTCAATGCTTGTAATGTCAGGTTATTATCCCAAGAATTTTTCGTCGGGTTCCACTGCAACGCCTACCAATACAGTTCCTGCCGGTTCAACGGCTACAAATACTCCTATAGTGGTTGGCGATTGCGCATTTGAAGACGGCGAAGATAATGACCCGGAAAATTTCTTCGGCGGATTCTGGTATACATATGAAGACGGTACCGGTGCGGTAGTTTCACCTACGGCAGGCGGCGATTATTTTATGGGTTCGGGCGGATATTCTTCATCGCTTTACGCGCCAAGGTTCACGGGCACGGTAGGGCCGGTAACTGCGGCAAATAATGACTATCCTTCAATAGGTATGGGTTCGCAGTTAAACGCGAATGCCGGCGCCCCGCCTGACGGCACAGGACAGGTAACAGACCTTTCAAGCTGCGACGGTATAAGGTTTTATGCAAAGGGAGACGGCAAGTCATACCATGTAAAAGTTCCTTATACGGCTTCGGACGGCACAAGTATGACCGGTTATAATGATTATCGTTATGATTTTACCGCGTCCGCGACATGGACTCTTGTTGATGTGGCGTTCTCGCTTTTCGCGCAGGCAACAGGATGGGGAACGGCGTATCCTATAGCTACAGTTCTTGCTAATGCGAAAGAATTTCAGTGGCAGACTAGTTTTAATGCTACGGCAGCAGAAGGCACTACAACAGCAAGCCTTTGGATTGATAACATAGTTGTTTATGGATGTAACTCATGCCCTACACCGGCAGCCACTTCCACTGTAACGCCGGGCGGCCCTACATTCACATTCACAAGCACATACACAAATACTTACACTGCCACAAATACAAATACAGTACCTGCGGGGTCAACCGCGACATTTACACCGACAGCAACATCTGACCTTCCTCCGGGCGAATGCCTTATGGAAAATGGTGAAGACGGGGACAACACCAACCTGTTCGGCGGATATTGGTACACATATCAGGACGGCACAGGCGCAACAATAGTTCCGATACCGGCAACAGAAGGCGGCGGAGACTTTACAATGACAGCGGGCGGTTATGACGGCTCGCTTATGGCAGCAAACTTTACGGGAACAGTAGGCCCGGTAACAGCGGCAAACAATGACTATCCTTCAATAGGAATGGGTTCGCAGTTAAACCCGATGGCGGGAGCGCCGCCTGAAGGAACAGGCGAAGTGACAGATTTATCAGCGTGCACAGGCGTAAAGTTCTATGCAAAGGGCGACGGCAAGGCGTACCATGTAAAAATACCTTATTCAGCAACAGACGGAACAAGTATGACAGGATATAACGATTACAGATATGATTTTACCGCGGCTGCAGGATGGACGCTTGTGGATGTACCATTTATTCTTTTTGCTCAGGCAACGGGATGGGGAACAGCGTATCCTATAGCAGAAGTGCTTGCAAACGCGAAAGAGTTACAGTTCCAGACAAGTTTTA
- a CDS encoding RNA polymerase sigma factor — MEESEIIKRIKKGETALFSEIIKQYKGVVFGHCFSFLRNRQDAEDVCQEIFVNVYKNLKKFRGDSKLGTWIYRITINSCKNRLKQMQRLKSRMAEESYTGNDEEETNTLVNNIKEKEENEPDNQYASNEVRTAVFNRIGELTEEQRQVIILRDVDGLSYEEVGKLLKLSVSAVKSKLFRARENLREKLEKDKIL, encoded by the coding sequence ATGGAAGAATCGGAGATAATAAAAAGGATAAAAAAGGGGGAAACAGCCCTTTTTTCAGAGATAATAAAACAGTACAAAGGCGTGGTCTTTGGACATTGTTTCAGTTTTTTAAGAAACAGGCAGGACGCCGAAGATGTCTGTCAGGAAATTTTTGTTAATGTTTATAAAAACCTGAAAAAATTCCGCGGTGATTCAAAACTTGGCACATGGATTTACAGGATAACAATCAATTCCTGCAAGAACAGGTTAAAACAGATGCAGCGGCTAAAATCGCGCATGGCAGAAGAGTCTTACACAGGCAATGATGAAGAGGAAACAAACACCCTTGTAAATAATATTAAAGAGAAAGAAGAGAACGAACCGGATAATCAGTATGCGTCCAATGAAGTAAGGACTGCTGTCTTCAACAGAATAGGTGAACTGACAGAAGAACAAAGGCAGGTAATTATATTAAGGGATGTTGACGGGCTGTCATATGAAGAAGTGGGAAAACTGCTTAAACTGTCTGTATCCGCGGTAAAAAGCAAACTTTTTCGGGCAAGGGAAAATTTAAGAGAAAAACTTGAGAAGGATAAAATACTTTAA